In a genomic window of Streptococcus oralis:
- a CDS encoding TfoX/Sxy family protein gives MAYSQSLAQQIRKILALKLPPQIFEEELEEKKLFGGLAFMIRGKMVLTVSSRKDELVMVRIGEELEKQVLPRTGAHTTLMRGRLYHGYIDLDIEGQKELPYWIDLALSYNQELTK, from the coding sequence ATGGCATATAGTCAATCTTTAGCTCAGCAGATTCGAAAAATTCTAGCGCTCAAACTTCCTCCCCAAATTTTCGAAGAAGAGCTAGAAGAAAAGAAACTGTTTGGTGGCCTTGCCTTTATGATTCGTGGGAAAATGGTCCTTACAGTCAGTTCCAGAAAGGACGAGCTGGTTATGGTGAGAATTGGCGAAGAACTGGAAAAGCAAGTTCTACCCCGAACAGGAGCTCATACTACATTGATGAGAGGGCGCCTTTATCACGGCTATATAGACCTAGATATAGAAGGTCAAAAAGAACTTCCTTACTGGATTGATTTAGCTCTCTCCTATAATCAAGAGTTGACCAAGTAA
- a CDS encoding DUF1129 domain-containing protein: protein MSQIDLQKLTKKNQEFIHIATQQFIKDGKTDAEIKAIFEEVIPKILEEQAKGTTARSLYGAPTHWAHSFTVKEQYEKEHPKENDDPKLMIMDSALFITSLFALVSALTTFFSTDQAIGYGLITLLLVGLVGGVAFYLMYYFVYQYYGPDTDRSQRPPFWKSILVILASMVLWLVVFFATSFLPANLNPVLAPLPLAILGAALLALRFYLKKRFNIRSASAGPSRY from the coding sequence ATGTCTCAGATTGATTTACAAAAATTAACTAAGAAAAACCAAGAGTTTATCCACATCGCTACCCAACAATTTATCAAAGATGGTAAAACAGACGCTGAAATCAAGGCTATCTTTGAGGAAGTCATTCCTAAAATCCTTGAAGAGCAAGCCAAAGGAACAACAGCTCGTTCCCTCTACGGGGCTCCAACTCATTGGGCTCATAGCTTCACTGTCAAAGAGCAATATGAAAAAGAGCATCCAAAAGAAAATGATGATCCAAAACTCATGATTATGGACTCAGCCCTTTTTATCACCAGTCTCTTTGCATTGGTTAGCGCTCTGACTACCTTCTTCTCTACAGATCAGGCTATTGGCTATGGTTTGATTACCCTCTTGTTGGTTGGACTTGTCGGAGGGGTGGCCTTCTACTTGATGTACTACTTTGTCTACCAGTATTATGGACCAGACACAGATCGTAGCCAGCGCCCTCCTTTCTGGAAGTCAATCCTCGTTATCCTGGCTTCTATGGTCCTTTGGTTGGTTGTCTTCTTTGCAACAAGCTTCCTACCAGCCAACCTCAATCCAGTCCTTGCTCCATTGCCTTTGGCTATCCTGGGAGCTGCCCTTCTCGCTCTTCGCTTCTATCTCAAGAAACGTTTCAATATCCGAAGCGCAAGCGCGGGCCCATCACGTTATTAA
- a CDS encoding SemiSWEET family transporter, whose translation MTKQKINQIVGSIGAFIGIIVFIAYIPQIFANLQGNKAQPFQPLSAAVSCLIWVIYGWTKEPKKDWILIIPNSAGVVLGGLTFLTAL comes from the coding sequence ATGACTAAACAAAAAATAAATCAAATTGTCGGTTCAATCGGGGCCTTTATCGGGATTATTGTATTTATCGCCTACATCCCACAAATTTTTGCCAATTTACAAGGCAACAAGGCTCAACCATTTCAGCCTTTATCCGCAGCAGTATCTTGTTTAATTTGGGTTATTTACGGATGGACAAAAGAACCTAAGAAGGATTGGATACTAATTATTCCAAACTCAGCCGGCGTTGTCTTAGGTGGACTGACATTTCTCACTGCACTATAA
- a CDS encoding magnesium transporter CorA family protein — protein MKQVFLSTTTEFKEIDTLEPGTWINLVNPTQNESLEIANAFDIDIADLRAPLDAEEMSRITIEDEYTLIIVDVPITEERNNRTYYVTIPLGIIITEETIITTCLESLPVLDVFINRRLRNFYTFMRSRFIFQILYRNAELYLTALRSIDRKSEQIESQLHKSTRNEELIELMELEKTIVYFKASLKTNERVIKKLTSATSNIKKYLEDEDLLEDTLIETQQAIEMADIYGNVLHSMTETFASIISNNQNNIMKTLALVTIVMSVPTMIFSAYGMNFKDNEIPLNGEPHAFWLIVFIAFAMSVSLTLYLIHKKWF, from the coding sequence ATGAAACAAGTTTTTCTCTCAACAACAACTGAATTTAAAGAGATCGACACGCTTGAACCGGGTACTTGGATCAATCTCGTCAATCCTACACAAAATGAATCGTTGGAAATCGCTAACGCCTTCGACATTGACATTGCCGACCTTCGAGCACCGCTCGATGCGGAAGAAATGTCCCGTATTACCATCGAAGACGAGTATACTTTGATCATCGTGGACGTTCCCATCACAGAGGAAAGAAACAATCGTACCTACTACGTTACGATTCCGCTGGGGATTATCATCACCGAGGAAACCATTATCACCACCTGCTTGGAATCCCTCCCCGTTCTCGATGTCTTTATCAACCGTAGACTGCGCAACTTCTACACCTTTATGCGTTCACGTTTTATCTTCCAGATTCTCTACCGAAATGCCGAACTTTACCTTACAGCCCTCCGTTCGATCGACCGTAAGAGTGAACAGATCGAAAGTCAACTTCACAAATCTACTCGAAACGAAGAACTGATCGAGCTCATGGAATTGGAAAAGACCATCGTCTATTTCAAGGCCTCACTTAAGACGAACGAGCGCGTGATTAAGAAATTGACCAGCGCAACCAGCAATATCAAGAAATACCTAGAAGACGAAGACCTACTCGAAGACACTCTGATTGAAACCCAACAGGCCATTGAGATGGCAGATATCTATGGAAACGTCCTTCACTCTATGACAGAGACCTTTGCCTCTATCATTTCCAATAACCAGAACAACATCATGAAGACCCTGGCTCTCGTGACCATCGTTATGTCTGTCCCAACCATGATCTTCTCAGCCTACGGGATGAACTTTAAGGATAATGAAATCCCTCTGAACGGTGAGCCTCATGCCTTCTGGTTAATCGTCTTTATCGCCTTTGCTATGAGTGTTTCGCTCACTCTCTATCTCATCCATAAAAAATGGTTCTAA
- a CDS encoding MFS transporter, whose protein sequence is MKEFFALPKQIQMREWMSFVARILESAITPFMAMYYVQYFGAFWAGLLMIATKLIGFLAGLYGGHLADLWGRKKVIDWGNFGLASGYFLVLLANMPNHIFPFLTFVGMLLAETAGTFSWPAIDAMIIDLTDEQNRRFVYTISYWFVNVSVMLGAGLAGFFYDHHFFELLLVLTVISFLNFFLAWKYFSESKPANLVFEHGSSPLATVKNYVSVFQDKIFLLYTLGTVFNGVIWLQIDNYIPVHLKESFIASSIFGIHISGAKMLSIMVFINTLIIVCFITTANRLTKEMKIIPQFLLGSIIFDLGMLFTIVFRSFWALFLLAILYTMGELICMPPSQVLRAEMMNENKLGTYSGFLNMAQPLASILAGAMISISAATGAVGVWLVFIVCAVLGLLLIIRAAHLQGIANQL, encoded by the coding sequence ATGAAAGAATTTTTTGCCCTCCCCAAGCAAATTCAAATGCGGGAATGGATGAGCTTTGTAGCACGGATTTTAGAGAGTGCCATTACTCCTTTTATGGCCATGTACTATGTTCAATATTTTGGAGCCTTTTGGGCGGGGTTATTGATGATCGCAACCAAACTCATTGGTTTTTTAGCTGGGCTGTATGGTGGACATTTGGCGGATCTTTGGGGACGTAAGAAAGTCATTGACTGGGGAAACTTTGGTCTTGCTAGTGGCTACTTTCTTGTTCTGCTGGCAAATATGCCTAATCATATTTTTCCCTTTTTGACTTTTGTCGGAATGTTGCTGGCAGAGACCGCAGGAACTTTCTCTTGGCCGGCTATTGATGCGATGATTATTGATTTGACCGACGAGCAAAATCGCCGTTTCGTTTATACGATTAGTTATTGGTTTGTCAATGTATCCGTTATGTTAGGAGCAGGGCTTGCAGGTTTCTTTTACGACCACCATTTTTTTGAGTTGCTTTTGGTTTTGACGGTGATTAGCTTCTTGAATTTTTTCCTCGCTTGGAAATATTTTTCAGAAAGCAAGCCAGCTAATCTGGTCTTTGAGCATGGTAGCAGTCCTTTGGCAACTGTGAAAAATTATGTTTCTGTTTTTCAGGACAAAATTTTCCTACTTTATACGTTAGGGACTGTATTTAATGGTGTTATCTGGTTGCAAATTGACAATTATATACCCGTTCATTTGAAAGAGTCATTCATCGCGAGTAGTATTTTCGGTATTCATATTTCAGGAGCTAAGATGCTCAGTATCATGGTTTTTATCAATACCCTGATTATTGTTTGCTTCATAACGACTGCCAATCGTTTGACCAAGGAAATGAAGATCATACCGCAGTTTTTATTGGGAAGTATTATCTTTGACTTGGGTATGCTTTTCACCATTGTCTTCAGGAGTTTCTGGGCTCTGTTTTTGCTAGCCATTCTCTATACTATGGGGGAACTCATCTGCATGCCACCAAGCCAAGTTTTGCGGGCGGAAATGATGAATGAGAATAAGCTCGGAACCTACTCAGGTTTCCTTAATATGGCGCAGCCTTTAGCGTCTATTTTAGCGGGGGCGATGATTTCTATCAGCGCTGCAACAGGTGCTGTAGGTGTTTGGCTCGTTTTTATTGTGTGTGCAGTACTTGGGTTGCTTCTTATCATCAGAGCAGCGCATTTACAAGGAATTGCAAATCAATTATAG
- a CDS encoding LytTR family DNA-binding domain-containing protein codes for MKVELQIKETYEEEKLIVQTPQPTEKVQKVIEFAENLDQKETIKGKIDNQVYLVKIGKIQRFYIENRKVLAETASQTYTIDLRLYQVLDILPTTFIQISQSEIVNIDAISHLKLTPNGLVEIFLKNESFTYSSRRYLKTIKEKLEL; via the coding sequence ATGAAAGTAGAACTACAGATTAAGGAGACTTACGAGGAGGAAAAGCTGATTGTCCAAACTCCTCAGCCGACCGAAAAAGTCCAGAAAGTCATCGAGTTCGCAGAAAATCTTGACCAAAAAGAAACAATCAAAGGAAAGATTGATAATCAGGTCTATCTAGTTAAGATTGGTAAGATACAACGCTTCTATATCGAGAATCGTAAGGTTTTAGCAGAAACTGCATCTCAGACCTACACCATTGATTTGCGTCTCTATCAAGTTCTTGACATTCTGCCGACCACTTTTATCCAAATTTCCCAATCAGAAATCGTTAATATTGACGCTATCTCTCATCTCAAACTCACGCCCAACGGTCTGGTTGAAATTTTCTTAAAAAACGAAAGCTTCACCTACTCTTCACGCCGTTACCTAAAAACCATCAAGGAGAAATTAGAACTATGA
- a CDS encoding S66 family peptidase, translated as MVSTIGIVSLSSGVIGEDFVKHEVDLGVQRLKDLGLNPVFLPHSLKGLDFIKDHPETRAEDLMQAFSDDSIDMILCAIGGDDTYRLLPYLFENDQLQKVIKPKIFLGFSDTTMNHLMLHKLGIKTFYGQSFLADICELDKEMLPYSLHYFKELIETGRISEIRPSDLWYEERTDFSPKALGTARISHVNTGFDLLQGNAQFEGEILGGCLESLYDIFDNSRYADSRELCREYKLFPDLSDWEGKILLLETSEEKPEPDDFKKMVLALKETGVFEVISGLLVGKPMDEAFYDDYKEALMSIVDSNIPIVYNLNVGHATPRAIVPFGVYAYVDAKEQVIRFDYNKK; from the coding sequence ATGGTTTCTACTATTGGTATTGTTAGTTTGTCTAGTGGTGTTATCGGAGAGGATTTTGTCAAACACGAAGTCGATTTGGGTGTCCAACGTCTCAAGGATTTGGGACTCAATCCTGTCTTTTTACCCCATTCGCTAAAGGGCTTGGACTTTATCAAGGATCATCCCGAGACGCGTGCAGAGGATTTGATGCAGGCCTTTTCGGACGATAGCATCGACATGATCCTATGCGCCATCGGTGGGGATGATACCTATCGCTTGCTACCTTATCTTTTTGAAAATGACCAACTACAAAAGGTTATCAAACCAAAGATTTTTCTCGGTTTCTCGGATACGACCATGAACCATCTCATGTTGCATAAACTAGGAATCAAGACTTTTTACGGCCAATCCTTTCTAGCGGACATTTGTGAGTTAGACAAAGAAATGTTGCCCTATAGCCTCCACTACTTTAAAGAACTGATCGAGACTGGGAGAATCTCAGAAATCCGCCCTAGCGACCTTTGGTATGAGGAACGGACTGATTTTAGTCCCAAGGCCCTGGGAACAGCTCGTATCAGTCATGTAAATACAGGTTTTGACTTGTTACAAGGAAATGCCCAGTTTGAGGGAGAAATTCTCGGAGGTTGCCTTGAATCTCTCTATGATATCTTTGATAACTCTCGATATGCAGACAGTAGAGAACTCTGCCGAGAGTACAAACTCTTCCCTGACTTATCCGACTGGGAAGGAAAGATCCTCTTACTAGAAACAAGTGAAGAAAAACCTGAACCTGATGATTTCAAAAAGATGGTGCTGGCTTTGAAAGAAACTGGGGTATTTGAGGTCATCAGTGGACTCTTGGTCGGAAAGCCAATGGATGAAGCCTTCTATGACGACTATAAAGAGGCACTAATGAGCATCGTTGACAGCAATATCCCAATTGTCTATAATCTAAACGTTGGGCACGCCACACCAAGAGCCATTGTACCCTTTGGCGTCTATGCTTATGTGGATGCAAAAGAGCAAGTCATTCGCTTTGACTATAACAAAAAATAA
- the ruvA gene encoding Holliday junction branch migration protein RuvA: MYEYLKGIITKITAKYIVLEANGIGYILHVANPYAYSGQVNQETQIYVHQVVREDAHLLYGFRSEDEKKLFLSLISVSGIGPVSALAIIAADDNAGLVQAIETKNITYLTKFPKIGKKTAQQMVLDLEGKVVVASDDLPAKVAVQTSAENQELEEAMEAMLALGYKATELKKIKKFFEGTTDTAENYIKSALKMLVK; the protein is encoded by the coding sequence ATGTACGAATATCTAAAAGGAATCATTACCAAAATCACTGCTAAATACATCGTCCTAGAAGCTAACGGTATCGGCTATATCCTGCATGTGGCCAATCCTTATGCCTATTCAGGTCAGGTGAATCAAGAAACTCAGATTTATGTGCACCAAGTTGTCCGTGAGGATGCCCATCTGCTTTACGGCTTTCGTTCAGAAGACGAGAAGAAGCTCTTTCTCAGCTTGATTTCGGTCTCAGGGATTGGTCCTGTGTCAGCTCTTGCTATTATCGCTGCCGATGACAATGCTGGCTTGGTTCAGGCGATCGAGACTAAGAACATCACCTACTTGACCAAGTTCCCTAAAATTGGCAAGAAAACAGCCCAACAGATGGTGCTGGACTTGGAAGGCAAGGTAGTCGTGGCTAGTGATGACCTTCCTGCCAAGGTGGCAGTGCAAACCAGCGCTGAAAACCAAGAACTGGAAGAAGCTATGGAAGCCATGTTGGCACTGGGCTACAAGGCAACCGAGCTTAAGAAAATCAAGAAATTCTTTGAAGGAACGACAGACACAGCTGAGAACTATATCAAGTCGGCCCTTAAGATGTTGGTAAAATAG
- a CDS encoding DUF3021 domain-containing protein yields MKKQIFHDAAAGVLIGLILSILFSLMYAPNTYAPLSPESLIGQVMAQHQVHGALVLLYCMVIWSAIGVLFSFGGRLFSRDWSLLRATLSHFFLMLAGFVPLATLAGWFPFHWTFYFQLIPEFAIVYLIIWVILYKREAKKVDHINQLLAHKK; encoded by the coding sequence ATGAAAAAACAAATCTTTCATGATGCAGCCGCTGGTGTACTTATCGGCCTCATCCTCTCTATCCTCTTTTCACTCATGTACGCCCCAAATACCTATGCCCCACTGAGTCCCGAGTCTCTCATCGGCCAAGTGATGGCTCAACATCAGGTTCACGGTGCTCTAGTCTTGCTCTACTGTATGGTCATCTGGTCAGCTATCGGCGTTCTCTTTAGCTTTGGTGGTCGTTTATTCAGCCGTGACTGGAGCTTACTCCGTGCAACACTTTCCCATTTCTTCCTCATGCTGGCTGGCTTTGTCCCACTAGCAACTCTGGCTGGTTGGTTCCCCTTCCACTGGACCTTCTATTTCCAGCTCATTCCAGAGTTTGCGATCGTCTATCTCATCATCTGGGTTATTCTCTATAAAAGAGAAGCTAAAAAAGTAGACCACATCAATCAACTCTTGGCCCATAAAAAGTAA
- a CDS encoding DNA-3-methyladenine glycosylase I — MTKRCGWVKMNNPLYVAYHDEEWGQPLHDDRALFELLCLETYQSGLSWETVLNKRQGFREAFHGYQIQEVAEMTDGELEAMLENPAIIRNRAKIFATRANAQAFLQVQKTFGSFDAYLWSFVEGKTIVNDVPDYHLAPAKTALSEKLSQDLKKRGFKFTGPVAVLAFLQAAGLIDDHENDCEWKSGNK; from the coding sequence ATGACAAAACGCTGTGGTTGGGTTAAAATGAACAACCCATTATATGTGGCCTATCATGATGAAGAGTGGGGCCAACCCCTTCATGATGACCGTGCTCTTTTTGAGTTGCTTTGTTTGGAAACTTACCAGTCGGGTCTATCTTGGGAAACGGTACTAAACAAACGCCAAGGATTCCGAGAAGCATTTCATGGCTATCAAATTCAAGAGGTCGCGGAAATGACAGATGGGGAGTTGGAAGCCATGTTAGAGAATCCAGCCATCATTCGAAATCGAGCCAAGATTTTTGCGACGCGTGCCAACGCCCAAGCATTTTTACAAGTCCAGAAAACCTTTGGCTCTTTTGACGCTTATCTCTGGTCCTTTGTTGAGGGAAAAACGATCGTGAATGATGTTCCTGACTATCACCTAGCACCTGCTAAAACAGCCTTGTCTGAAAAGTTATCTCAAGATCTCAAAAAACGAGGCTTCAAGTTCACAGGTCCAGTCGCAGTTTTAGCTTTTCTACAAGCGGCAGGTCTGATTGACGACCACGAAAATGATTGTGAGTGGAAAAGCGGAAATAAGTGA
- the mutL gene encoding DNA mismatch repair endonuclease MutL, whose protein sequence is MSHIIELPEVLANQIAAGEVIERPASVVKELVENAIDAGSNQIIIEIEESGLKKIQITDNGHGIAHDEVELALRRHATSKIKNQADLFRIRTLGFRGEALPSIASVSVLTLLTAVDGASHGTKLVARGGEVEEVIPATSPVGTKVCVEDLFFNTPARLKYMKSQQAELSHIIDIVNRLGLAHPEISFSLISDGKEMTRTAGTGQLRQAIAGIYGLASAKKMIAIENSDLDFEISGFVSLPELTRANRNYISLFINGRYIKNFLLNRAILDGYGSKLMVGRFPLAVIHIHIDPYLADVNVHPTKQEVRISKERELMALVSEAISNSLKEQALIPDALENLAKSTVRNRQKVEQTILPLKENTLYYEKTELSKPSQAEVADHQVELTEERQDLTLFAKETLDQLTKPAKLHFAERKPASYDQLDHPELDLASLDKAYDKLEREESSSFPELEFFGQMHGTYLFAQGRDGLYIIDQHAAQERVKYEEYRESIGNVDQSQQQLLVPYIFEFPADDALRLKERMHLLEEVGVFLAEYGENQFILREHPIWMTEEEIESGIYEMCDMLLLTKEVSIKKYRAELAIMMSCKRSIKANHRIDDHSARQLLYQLSQCDNPYNCPHGRPVLVHFTKSDMEKMFRRIQENHTSLRELGKY, encoded by the coding sequence ATGTCTCATATTATTGAATTGCCAGAAGTGTTGGCAAACCAGATCGCGGCAGGAGAGGTCATTGAACGTCCTGCCAGTGTGGTTAAAGAGTTGGTAGAAAATGCCATTGACGCGGGCTCTAATCAGATTATCATTGAGATCGAGGAATCCGGTCTCAAGAAAATTCAAATCACAGATAATGGTCATGGAATTGCCCACGATGAGGTGGAGTTGGCCTTGCGTCGCCATGCGACCAGTAAGATAAAAAATCAAGCAGATCTCTTTCGGATTCGGACGCTTGGTTTTCGTGGTGAAGCCCTGCCCTCTATCGCGTCTGTCAGTGTTTTGACTTTGTTGACGGCGGTGGATGGTGCGAGTCATGGGACCAAGCTCGTTGCGCGTGGGGGAGAAGTTGAGGAAGTCATCCCAGCGACTAGTCCTGTGGGGACCAAAGTTTGTGTGGAGGACCTCTTTTTCAACACACCTGCCCGTCTCAAGTATATGAAGAGCCAGCAAGCGGAGCTGTCTCATATCATTGATATTGTCAACCGTCTGGGATTGGCTCATCCTGAGATTTCTTTTAGTTTAATCAGTGATGGCAAGGAAATGACGCGGACAGCAGGGACTGGTCAACTACGCCAAGCCATCGCAGGGATTTACGGTTTAGCAAGCGCTAAAAAGATGATTGCTATTGAAAACTCTGACTTAGATTTCGAAATTTCAGGTTTTGTGTCCTTACCTGAGTTGACTCGTGCAAACCGCAACTATATCAGTCTCTTTATCAATGGCCGTTATATCAAAAACTTCCTGCTCAACCGTGCTATTTTAGATGGTTACGGCAGCAAGCTCATGGTGGGGCGTTTCCCACTGGCTGTCATTCACATCCATATTGATCCTTATCTGGCTGATGTCAATGTGCATCCAACCAAGCAAGAAGTGCGGATTTCTAAGGAAAGAGAACTGATGGCGCTGGTTTCAGAAGCTATTTCAAATAGTCTCAAGGAACAAGCCTTGATTCCTGATGCTTTAGAAAATCTTGCCAAGTCGACCGTGCGCAATCGTCAAAAGGTAGAGCAAACTATTCTCCCACTCAAAGAAAATACGCTTTACTATGAAAAAACAGAACTCTCAAAACCCAGTCAAGCTGAGGTGGCTGATCATCAGGTTGAATTAACTGAGGAAAGACAGGATTTGACCCTGTTTGCCAAGGAAACCTTGGACCAGTTGACCAAGCCTGCAAAACTGCATTTTGCAGAAAGAAAACCAGCTAGCTATGACCAATTAGACCATCCAGAGTTAGACTTAGCCAGTCTTGATAAGGCTTATGACAAGCTGGAGAGAGAAGAATCATCCAGCTTTCCAGAGTTGGAGTTTTTCGGACAAATGCATGGGACCTATCTCTTTGCTCAAGGTAGAGATGGGCTTTACATCATAGATCAGCATGCGGCACAGGAACGGGTCAAATACGAGGAATACCGAGAGAGCATTGGCAATGTTGACCAGAGTCAGCAACAACTCCTAGTGCCCTACATCTTTGAATTCCCAGCGGATGATGCCCTTCGTCTTAAAGAAAGAATGCATCTTTTGGAGGAAGTGGGCGTCTTTCTAGCAGAGTATGGAGAAAATCAATTCATCCTGCGTGAACATCCCATCTGGATGACCGAAGAGGAAATCGAATCTGGTATCTATGAAATGTGCGACATGCTCCTCTTGACTAAAGAAGTTTCGATTAAGAAATACCGAGCAGAGTTGGCCATTATGATGTCCTGCAAGCGGTCTATCAAGGCCAACCATCGTATCGATGACCACTCGGCTAGACAACTCCTCTACCAACTCTCTCAATGCGACAACCCATATAACTGTCCTCATGGACGTCCTGTTTTGGTGCATTTCACCAAGTCAGATATGGAAAAGATGTTCCGACGTATTCAGGAAAATCACACCAGCCTCCGAGAGTTGGGGAAATATTAA
- a CDS encoding helix-turn-helix domain-containing protein, whose amino-acid sequence MKLAEKLFELRKEKGWSQEKLAEKINVSRQSISKWESGQVLPEIEKIIELSKIFQVTTDYLLLDENSEKTSTEMILEEDKDKYYKEVKSYGLWQVIYIFVLALAIYLFLAGSSFPAEFTVWIWLTFVLLIASAIAINKALKTKQRYLDKVIGLENPLNQDDSTKP is encoded by the coding sequence ATGAAACTCGCAGAAAAACTATTTGAACTCCGAAAGGAAAAAGGTTGGTCCCAAGAAAAGCTAGCAGAAAAAATTAATGTTTCTCGGCAAAGCATCTCAAAATGGGAGTCTGGACAAGTCCTTCCAGAAATCGAAAAAATCATTGAATTAAGCAAGATTTTCCAAGTAACAACTGACTATCTACTACTAGATGAAAATTCTGAAAAAACTTCTACAGAAATGATCTTGGAGGAAGACAAGGACAAATACTATAAAGAGGTTAAATCCTATGGTCTCTGGCAAGTGATTTATATTTTCGTCTTGGCTTTGGCTATCTATCTCTTTTTAGCTGGTTCTAGTTTCCCGGCCGAATTCACCGTCTGGATTTGGCTGACCTTCGTTCTCTTAATCGCTTCAGCGATTGCTATCAACAAAGCTCTCAAAACCAAACAGCGTTATCTTGATAAGGTGATTGGTCTTGAGAATCCTTTGAACCAAGACGACTCTACAAAACCTTGA